The sequence below is a genomic window from Streptomyces sp. NBC_00582.
GGGCCGTGACCCGCGACGTGCGGATCCTCAACACCGGCAGCCTGCTGGAGCTGTCGCGGCGCCTGCGGGCTGCCGGTGGCGAGAACATCCGCCAGTCCATGCACCGCCGTATCCGCCGCGCGGCCGAGCCCCTGCGCGACGATCTGCAGGCCTCGATCCGCGGGCTGAACATCCGCAGCCAGGGCCGCAGCACCAGGCCCGGAGGCCCGTCGCCGAACACCGAGCCGCTGAGGGAGACGATCGCCGCGGCGATCCGCATCAGCGTCCGTACCGGGTCCAGCCCGGGCGCCACGGTGTGGATCGACAAGGGCCGCATGCCGCCGGACCTGAAGAACGTCCCCGAGCAGCTGAACAGCGGCCGCCTCCGGCACCCGGTGTTCGGCAACAAGCGGCGCTGGGTCAACCAGTACGCCTCGCCCCCCTGGTGGAACACCGTCGTCCGCCAGCACACCCCCCGTATCGAGCAAGAGGTGGCCCGCATCCTCGACGACGTGCGGCGCCGCATCGAGTAGGAGCAGCACGTGATCATCGTCTACGCGCCTGAGGGCGGCACGAAGGAGGCCTTCGAGGTCGCGCGCGGGAAGCTGCGCGCCTCGGAGATCCAGATCATCGAGCGCACGGCAGACGCCCGCTGGAACGACATCAAGGAGGCCGTGAGCGAGGGCGACCTCAACGCCATGCGCACCGTGGTGTGGGTCCTGAAGAAGCGCGAGCAGCCCTCCTTGCGGTTCGCCGAGTTCGACCCGTTCGAGGGAGACCTGTACTCCCGGCTCGACGAGAGGGAAGTGCGGGCCTACGCCGAGGGGTTCGTCGAGAAGTACCGCGCCGACCCCGACACCCTGGCCGAGGCCTTCGACGAGCTGCGCGAGTCGGCCTACGACCGTGAGGGCGCCGAGGCCGTGATCGCCGACGTGACAGCCCCAAAAGCCCCGGCGCCCGCCGAGCCCCAGCCCGAGGCGGCACCGGCGCAGGAGGCGACGGAGACGGCTCCTTCACCGACCGCTTCCTGAACTACCTGCCGCTGTTCGGCCTCTACCTGCACTACAGCCCCGACGACGTCGACGCGCTCACCGAGGAGCGGTTCGACTTCCTCACCGCCTGGATCGACCGCCACGAAGCATCGCTGAGACCGGGAGGTGAGTGATGGCCCAGCACCTGCGGTTCGTCCTCGACGGAGACGACCACCTCTCGCCCGTCCTGCGCCACGCCGGCGACTCCTCCGCCCAGCTGCACCGTCGTCTCAACGACGACATGAACAACAACTCGGCCGCGGTCCGGCGCTTCACGACGGACGCCAACGGCCGGCTGCGCGACCTGCGCGGACGGTTCGTGTCGGTCGCAGACGCGCAGCGGATGATGGCCGGCGGCCTGCCCGACCTGACGCGCCGCCTGGGCGACGTCTCGAACGCGGGCGGAGGCGCGGCCGCCTCGCTCGGCGGGGGCGGCGCGGGCGGGGGTGGTCTGGGCGGGGCCATGATGGGCGTCGCTGCGATCGCCGGGCTGTCGCTGCTGCCCGCGCTCGGGGCGGTGGTGCCGATGGCCGCCGGCGCGGGCCTGGCCCTGGGCACGCTGAAGCTCGGGTTCTCCGGGGTCTCCGAAGCGATGGCGGTGGCCGGCGACAAGAAGGAGTTCGGCGAGGCGCTGAAGAAGCTGCCCGCCCCGGCCCGCGAGTTCACCCGCGAGCTGGTGTCGCTGAAGAAGGAGTTCAGCGGGGTCGGCAAGGAAATCCAGAAGGCGATGCTGCCGGGCTTCACACGTGCGCTGAAGGCGGCAAAGCCGCTGATCAGTGACGTGTCTGCCGGGATGGTCGCCATGGGCCAGGTGTTCGGCGACACGGCGGACTCCTTCGGCAAGCTGATGAAGGACTCCGGGTTCCAGGACGACTTCGGCAACACCCTGCTGATGGGCACCGGGTTCATCCGCGACATCACCGCGGCGCTGGTCCCGTTCACCAAGTCGCTGTTCGAGTTCGGCGCCGCCTCCGGGCCGACGCTGAAGGCGTTCTCCGACGGCATCAGCGGGCTCCTGTCCAAGGGCCTGCCCGGCTTCTTCAAGGGCCTGGAGACGGGGATCCCCGGGGCGGCGAAGATGCTCGACGGGCTGTTCTCCGCGATCAACGACATCCTGCCCGCGATCGGCCGGCTCAGCGGCGAGCTGGGCCGGACCTTCGGCCCCGCCTTCGGCGCCGCGTTCCAGCTCGGCGGGAAGTACGTCAGCGGCGCGTTCGATGTGATCCGTGGCGCGGTCATCCTGCTGCGGCCCGTCCTCAAGGACCTGACCTACGGGTTCAAGGACATCCTCGACTTCGGCCGCATCGTCGCCCCGACCTTCGCCGATGTCGGCAGCGCACTGATGGGCGCGTTCACGCCGGTCGGGCAGAGCGTCGACCAGGCAAGGGGCCCGCTCCAGCGGCTGAACACTGCGATCCGAGAGAACAAGATCGGCATCATGGAGTTCGCCCGCGTCGCGGGCAACGGATTCATCACCCTGACCGAGATCACCCTTCAAGCGGTCCCCGTCGTGGTCAAGGGATTCCGGCTGATGTCCACCGCAGCCCTCGGCCTGGCGGACGTCCTCATCAACTCCTTCACCTCGATGTTCAGCTGGGTGCCCGGCATCGGCGACCAGATCAAGGAGACCGGCAAGAAGTTCCACGACTTCAAAGAGGGGTTCCTCGACGGGCTGAGCGCCGCGGAGAAAGCGGCCGGTGACTTCGCGGTCTCGGCCAAGCCGAAGCTAGAGGCTGGCCGTCTCAAGCTGGACATCAACAACTGGCAGTCCCAGATCGAGGAGGCCAAGGCCAAGCTGAAGACGGTGCCCCCGTCGAAGCAGTCCTCGCTCAAGGCGACGATCGCGGACCTACAGGCCAAGGTCGCCGCAGCCCGGGCGCTGCTCAACGGCCTCAACGGGAAGACGGCGACCACCCGCATCCTCACGATCCGCGAGACCCGTGCCGTCTACAGCACGTCGGGCCGGCCGACCTCGGGCGAGGGCGGGGTCAGCAAGTACGCGGCGGGCGGTACGCCCAAGGCCGGCGAGATGGCCATGGTCGGTGAGCAGGGCCCGGAGCTCGTCCTGTTCGGCGAGGCCGCCCGGGTCGTCGACGCGGGCCGCACCAAGAGCCTGCTCAGCGGTCCGCTCAGTGCGGGCCGCGCGGCGGCCGCGGGCCTGGCCGCCGGTATGGGGGCGACGAACGGGGTGTTCACCGCGGCGCGGTCCATGGCGGCCGCGGTCACCGCCGGCGTGCGCGCTGAGCTGGAGATCGCGTCCCCGTCGAAGAAGATGAAGGCGTTGATGGCGGACGTCGGCAAGGGCATGGTCATCGGGCTGACCAACACCCGCGACAAGATCAAGGCCACGGCGAAAGACCTGGCGAACGACATCAAGTCCGCGTTCTCCGGGAAGAAGGAATCCTCACTGCTGGCGATGGTCGACCGGCAGACGAAGAAGCTCCTGGCGGCCGCCGCCAAGCGGGACGCGATCGCCGCGAAGATCGTCGAGGCCAAGAAGTTCGCGGCCGACGTCACCTCCTCCGCCCGGGACAGCGCGGGCCTGGGCAACCTGGGCATGTCGCCGGAGGAGGTCACCGCAGGCGGCATCAAGGCCGGGCTCGCCCAGAAGCTGGTGCAGATCAAGACCTTCACCCGCTACATCCAGATGCTCGCCAAGAAGGGGCTCAACAAGTCCCTGCTGCGGCAGATCCTCAACATGGGCCCGGACGCCGGCTACGCCTACGCCAGCGCCCTGGTCGGCGCGGACAAGTCCACGTTCGCCTCGATCAACTCCCTTGAGACACAGATCAACAAGGGCAGCGAGCGGCTCGGCACGCTCGGCGCCGACGCGATGTACGACTCCGGCAAGAACGCCAGCAAGGGGTTCCTGACCGGGCTCCAGTCACAGAAGAAGGCCATCGAGAACCTGATGGTCGACATCGCCAAGGGCATGCAGAAGGCCCTGCGCAAGGCGCTCGGCATCGCCTCGCCCGCGCGGAAGCTGATCCCCGACGGCATCAACACCGCCCGCGGTGTCGCCGTCGGTGTTCTGGCCGGCCTGCCCCACATCGACCGGGCGATGGATGCCCTGTCCGGCCGGATCACCGGCGCCGCCACCACACCCGCCCTCGGCCGAGCCGCCGTCGCCGGGGCCCGGCAGGCGCCAGTGCAGATCAACGTCAGCATCACCGGGGCCATCGACCCGGTGGCCACCGCCCGGGAGCTGGAGCGGGTCCTGAACAAGCTGAAGCGGGGCCGGGGTGGCGCCGCCTACGGCTTCTGACCGAGAGGGGGCGCCGTGCCGGTACTCGTCGAGATGGGCTGGGGCGGCCAGGTCCTGGAGCCGGACACCATCACGTGGACGGACATCAGCACCTTCGCCGACGACCAGGTGACGGGGGTGACGATCACCCGGGGCGCGTCCGACGAGCTGTCGGAGACCCAGCCCGGCAACGCCACGCTGCGCCTGGACAACACGGACGGCCGGTTCACCCCGGGGAACACCGGCAGTCCGTACTACCCCTATGTCGAGCGCAACGCGCCGATCCGGATCTCGATGGCGGTCATGCCCACGCTGTCCGGTTCGGCGCCCTACCCGCTCGCACAGCTGGGCGACGACTTCGACGACGGCCGGGTCAACACCGCGGTGTGGACCACGAACACGGGCGGGGCCGGTGTCGAGACGAGCGAGGGCCGGCTGCGCATCACCCTGGCCCCGGGCGTGGACACCAACTTCACGTCGGTCCGTCAGTGGACGCTGACCAGCAGCAAGGTCACCGCCAAACTCTGCGCAGTGCCCGCGCTCAACGGCAGCTCCAACTGCGCCGCCAGCATGTGGGTGCTGTCGACGACGTCGGGCACCCGGATCGGCTGGCGCTACGACGCATCGACCGGCGTCCTGGCCGCCATGTCACAGGTGGGTTTCTCGGACGGCACCCCGACCAACCTCACCTACAACGCCATCGATCACGCGTGGCTGCGGGTGCGGGAGTCCGGCGGGACCGTGTACTGGGAGACGTCCAGCGACGGCTACGTCTGGACCTCCCGGCGCACGCTGGCCACCCCGGCCTGGGTCACCTCGCAGCAGGTGGCCCTCGACTTCCCGACCACCCGGACCGGCGGGACGTCCGGCTACATCGAGTGGGACCTGGTCGGCGCCGACGTCCGCCCGCGGTTCTACGGGCTGGTCAACGAGTTCCCCGTCGACTGGAAGGGCCTGACCAGTCACGTCACGATCAGCTGCACCGACCTGTTCAAGCGGCTCAACAAGCTGCCCGTCCTGCGCAGCATGGTGGCCGAGGAGATCATCCCGCTCGGTCCGGTTGCCTACTACCCGCTCACCGAGCCGGCCGACTCCACGACCGTCGGCGACCTGTCCGGCAACGGCCTGGCGTCCATGGCCATCACCCAGGCCGGCAGCGGTGGCACCCTCACCATGGCCGCCGACTCCGGGCCCGCCGAGACCGGCGACAGCACCCCGACGTTCACCCCGTCCAGCTCCACCAACGGCAAGTACTTCGCCGTCGACATGGGCCCCTTCGCCCAGGCCCAGCTGACCGCCAACCGGGTGGCGTTCGAAGCCTGGTTCAAGACGACGACGACCGGGCGCGCGATCGTCAGCCTGTACTCCGCCGACCTGCAATACGTGCACCTGCTGTCCCTGTCCGGCAGTGGCGCCATGCAAGTGGAGTGGACAGCCACCGGGTCCACGCTCGCCGTCGAGACCGTCGCCTCCACCAGCGGACTCAACGACGGCGCGTGGCACCACGTCGTCTACGACATGCACCTCAGCGGCAGCGTGTGGATCGACGGAGTCCTCGTCGACGCCAGCCTCGCCGCCGTCACCGTCGGCCAGGACCAGAGCCTGCTCCAGGTCGGCGGCTACCGGGGCACCCGCCTATGGGACGGCAGCCTGTGCCACGTCGCAGTGTTCGGCTCCTCCGGCGCGATCGGCTCCGCCATGGCCCTGCACTACAACGCCGGCGTCACCGGGTTCGCGGGCGAGGACGCCGACGACCGGATCGGCCGGCTCGCCGGGTACGCGTCCATCATCGAGGTCAACATCGAGGGCACCACCCACGATCCGATCGCCTCGCAGGGGCCCGGCGGTACCCAGGTCGTCACCCGGATGCGGGAGGTGGAGAGCACCGAGAGCGGCAAGCTCTTCGCGAGCCGCGACACCTTCGGCCTGACCTACCAGTCCCGCGACGTCCGCTACAACCCCGACTCGGCCTCCGAGGCGTTCACCATCGCCTACGCCGACACGGAGACGGGCGACGTCTCCCTGGCGGACGACGACCAAAAGCAGGTCAACGACGTCGAGGCAACGCGACCCGGGGGCGCCACGCAGCGCGTGACCTCGGCGTCCAGCATCCTCGCCCACGGCACCTACCCGAAGTCGCTCAGCATCCTCAAGACCACCGACAACTCGGTGCTCGACGCGGCGAACTGGCTGGTGTCCCGCTACGAGGACCCGGGCCCCGAGCTGCGCGAGGTCCCGATCGAGGCGTTCACGATGTCCAACTACCTGGCCATCCTCGGCGCGGACATCAGCGACTACTTCTCCGTGAACAGCCTGCCGTCGCAGGCGCCGGCCTCCACGCTGCGCGTCACCGTCGAGGGCTACCAGGAGGTCCTGAAGTACCGCAGCCACCGCATCCAGTTCCACACCAGCGCGTCCGTCACGGACTCCGTGTGGGTGCTGGACGACACGACCTACTCCGTCCTCGGGTCCACGACCCGCCTCGCCTACTGAAGGGAGAGGGGCCGTGCCCGTCCTCCTGGTCGTGCGTGCAGAGACGTTCTACCTGCCGCCGCCCCGCCAGCCCGCCACCGCGTGGGACGACGTCGCCCCCGCCGAGCGGGTGTTCCGCTGGGCGGAGCACCGCCAGCAGCGCCGCATCGTCCCGCCCGCGGGATACATCATCGGCCAGCAGACCTACGCCCGGATCAACCACAACAGGTGGGTGGCCGACTGCCCGTGCGGATCCGCGCAGGTCGTCACCCCCGCCGACCCGCGCATGGCGTGCACCGAGTGCGGCCTCGGCTGGATCCGGATCGTGTTCCCCGACGACCCCGCCGCGGCGGAGGCCTCCGTCGCCGCCGAGCTGCCGCACGAGCGGAACTGGTGGCACGACGACGATCCGAGCTGGGACCGGCCGGCCGTCTCGTCCGATCCCGTCCTCGACGAGATGGTCACCGAGACCGCGGCCGCCGCCGGCCTCCTCGCCGCAGGCCGACGGCCGTCGGTCGTACCCGTGATCGAGGAGGCCTCGCAGTGACGTTCGCGCCGAGGACCTGGGTGGTGGGCGAGGTCGTCACCGCAGCCCTCCTCAACCAGGAGATCCGCGACCAGTTCAACTCGATCTTCGCCGCCTGGACGAACTACACACCGACCTGGACCGCCTCCACGACGAACCCCGTCCTGAACAACGGGACGATCACCGGCCGGTACATGAAGATCGGCCGCACCGTGCTGAGCGCCATGACCCTCACCTGCGGCAGCACCACCACCTACGGCAGCGGGACCTACAGCTTCGGCGTCCCCACGGCGGCCGCGGCCTCGGGCATCGACATGCTGGGCACCGCACGCCTGACCGCCGGATCCACCTACATCGGCCAGTGCTCCCTGGGCAGCGGCGCCTCCGCCATGAACGCCACCTTCCCCCTGTCAGCGACCCCGGCCAGCGCCGGGAACATGACGCCCACCACGCCCGCCACCTTGGCCTCCACCCACATCCTCCGCCTCACCGTCGCCTACGAAGCCGCAGCGTAAGGAGCCCAAGGTGATCACCACCGTGCCCAGCCCGACACTGGCCGGGCTGCACGCCACCGACGAAGTCCCCGCCACCCGCATGCTGGTCCGCACAGCGGCCGGACTCGGCTACGCGACCATGCTCCGCGCGGTCGTGCCCGTCGACGCCGGCGACGTCCTGGACATCAACGGCCGGGCGCGCGTCAGCAA
It includes:
- a CDS encoding LamG-like jellyroll fold domain-containing protein, yielding MPVLVEMGWGGQVLEPDTITWTDISTFADDQVTGVTITRGASDELSETQPGNATLRLDNTDGRFTPGNTGSPYYPYVERNAPIRISMAVMPTLSGSAPYPLAQLGDDFDDGRVNTAVWTTNTGGAGVETSEGRLRITLAPGVDTNFTSVRQWTLTSSKVTAKLCAVPALNGSSNCAASMWVLSTTSGTRIGWRYDASTGVLAAMSQVGFSDGTPTNLTYNAIDHAWLRVRESGGTVYWETSSDGYVWTSRRTLATPAWVTSQQVALDFPTTRTGGTSGYIEWDLVGADVRPRFYGLVNEFPVDWKGLTSHVTISCTDLFKRLNKLPVLRSMVAEEIIPLGPVAYYPLTEPADSTTVGDLSGNGLASMAITQAGSGGTLTMAADSGPAETGDSTPTFTPSSSTNGKYFAVDMGPFAQAQLTANRVAFEAWFKTTTTGRAIVSLYSADLQYVHLLSLSGSGAMQVEWTATGSTLAVETVASTSGLNDGAWHHVVYDMHLSGSVWIDGVLVDASLAAVTVGQDQSLLQVGGYRGTRLWDGSLCHVAVFGSSGAIGSAMALHYNAGVTGFAGEDADDRIGRLAGYASIIEVNIEGTTHDPIASQGPGGTQVVTRMREVESTESGKLFASRDTFGLTYQSRDVRYNPDSASEAFTIAYADTETGDVSLADDDQKQVNDVEATRPGGATQRVTSASSILAHGTYPKSLSILKTTDNSVLDAANWLVSRYEDPGPELREVPIEAFTMSNYLAILGADISDYFSVNSLPSQAPASTLRVTVEGYQEVLKYRSHRIQFHTSASVTDSVWVLDDTTYSVLGSTTRLAY